CCATAGCCATCTGCGGTTCTAATAATGGCACCTGAGTTTCTTTCATAAAACAAATCTTCAATCGCCACACAAAAGTGATTTGTTCGATTGTCTAGTACAGAATGTAATCGTTCTCTACGTTGATCTTTCAAAAAAGTATCCATGTATGCAAAGAGTTCAGCTCTTTGCTTCGGATTCAATCGCATTAATATATGCGAAATATCTTTTCTTTTTTTGGGTGCGCTCATAGCGCGAATGTAGTCAAAGCCTTGTGATTCGGAATAATAAGTCGAACAAAAAATACCGAAGGAATTACAGCTAAAATTCTAATTTTGGCGGCATGCATAAGATTTTACGACTATACAACAGCATTAATAAGTATGGAACCCTGAATGAATTGGATCTGGAAGTAATAGGTCCTGGGCATATTAGATACATTATGCCCGTTCAGGAAAAGCATTTGGCTACTCCAATTGCGATTCATGGAGGTGTACTCTCTGCTATGATGGATGCTATTTTAGGAGTAGCTTCTTTATCGATGTCCTGTGAAGATGGGAAGCTGGTTTCCACGGTCGAGTTTAAGATCAACTATTTGGCTCCTGCCAGACTTGGAGATATTTTAGTTGGTGAGGGGAAGGTGATACAAAAAGGGAATCGTCTGATTATTGCAGAAGGAGATATCAAATTACAGGGCGCAGATAAATTTATCGCAAAGGGATTTGGAACTTTTTCGGCTTACCCGATTGAGAAAAGTGGAATTCTAGAACATTTAAATCAGGAGCAAAAAGAAATTTTGGGGAAAGAATATTTCCCGGATTTATAAGCAAACGACCTCCTTTTGTCATAGAAATATCAGCTTTTAGGCTTTAAAACCGTCTATACCGAAAAATGTCGTGCATCCAACATTTCGCATTCCAAAGATGCGGCATATTTGTATCATATATTTTTCTTGGATAATAATCTAAGGGTTATTACCTGAGGGTTCGGGTTAATGTGAAAGCCTCTTGTTTCAGACTTGAGGCTTTTTTTCTGCCGTACCGTTTCTGAGTTTCCTTTTTAATTTTTCAGGATAGAATTCCTCACTTTGCTCAATTGAATACATTACCTGATGTAAAATCGTATCAACATCATCTTCATAATTGATATTCAATGCGGGTTTAAATGTCATGCTGATTGTAGAACCTTTTTTCTTTACTAAAAGCCCTTTCTTGTCAAATGATCGTCTAAAACCATCAATGACAACAGGAATAACTACAGGTTTATGTTTTTTGATGATGTGTGCAGTCCCTTTTCGACCTCTTACATACGGTGTTGTCGTTCCTTGAGGAAAAGTAATTACCCATCCATCTGTTAACGCATCACCGATGGTATCAGAATCTGTGGTGTCTACTTTTAGGTTGGTCGCTTTTCCTTCTTTTTTCCAGGTACGTTGGACCAAAATACCACCAGCTCTGGTCATTACTTTGGTTAAAGCACTTTTCTTCATGGTTTCTTTAGCCGCTACGAAATACACTCTGAAGTTGGCGTTTAATAGGTGATAAAGCGGACCTAATTTATCTTTAAAACCGTTTTTAGCGCTAGAAATCGCGATGAGCATCATTGTCACATCTGCGAAATACGTTTGATGATTTGAAACAAATAAAACGTTCCGCATCGGTAGTTGACGGATGATTTCAGTTCCGTGTAACTTGACTGTAAACAGGTGTTTAAATCTGGTGTTGGCTACCGCGCCAAAAGCGATAAAGAGAATCCTCTTAAATAGGATGAGGTTTCCTAAAACGTCCCGTTTAAAAAGTTTATTTGACACAAATGGTGACTTAAAAAATTGGCTGTAAAGGTAAGAAGTCTGGTATTTTTAACCTCAAATTTTGTGGGCTTATTAATGATTTTACTTTTGCCGCCATGAAATTTTGGACAGGGATATTCTTGGTTTTATTTGTTTTTATTAGTGCTTGCTCTGGTGAATCAACTCAAAAACAAATGCAAGATACGGATGAAGAGAAAATTTTCATTGAGCCGGTATTTAAAAGTTTTGACACAATAATTAAAAAACAGATTGATCAGTATTTTCAATCTAAGCTCAGAGCCGGAGTTTTTAATGGGAATGTTTTGTTTTATAAAGAAGGCAAAATGTTCCAATCGAGTTATGGGGTGAGTAACTATATAGAGGAAACACCTTTGAATGATTCTTGTGTTTTTCAATTGGCGTCAGGATCGAAACCCATAACAGCAATTGCCATTATGCAATTGGTAGAAGAAGGTAAATTAAACTTAACCGATACCGTATCGCACATTTTGGAGCGTTTCCCTTATGATGGAATTACAGTTGAAATGCTTCTAAGCCATAGATCGGGATTGAGCAATTATATGTATATCACTGATTCGTTATGGCTAGACCAGGATATTCCAATTTGTAATGATAACCTGCTGGATAGTTTTATTGTAAAACAACCATTGCCATATTATCCGGTTAACAAGAAGTTTAATTACTGTAATACCAATTATTTTCTTTTGGCAGCAATTGCGGAAAAGGTTACCGGACGTGAGTTCGGTAGTTTGTTAGATGAAAAAATATTTGCCCCATTAAGGATGACAAAAACTCAGGTGTATAGTGATATGGATATGCGTAGTATTCCAAATCTGGCTATAGGAAGTGAGAATAAACGTTGGCACATTCCCGATTATTATTTGAATGGAGTTACCGGAGATAAGGGGGTGTATTCATGTACCGAAGATTTACTCAAATTACATTTGGCTTTACAATCCGGAGAAATATTGGATTCTGCGAGTATTCAAAATATGTATGCTCCGAGGTCTGATTTTAATTATAAAAATGGAAGTTATGGTTTGGGGTGGCGTATTGTGAAAGAACGAGAAAATTATCCTAGAATCATTTACCATTTAGGTTGGTGGCGAGGTTACAGATCCTATTTTATTCGAATTCCGGAGCAGGATATTGCTATTATTCTCTTGTCGAATCTATCCAGAGGGAAGTTTTTACCTAAAGATGATTTATTGGATTTAATCTTATAAACCCATAAAACTGTTTATTATTTAATCCGAACATCCGTAACAAATATCATTTGTAAATGCTTTGATCTCCATTATTTTTGATGACTTTCAAAATTAAATTATGAGAACAAGATATATGATACAAATGGCGCTGGCCATTTTATGTATCCCTCAAATGTTGTTAGCTCAGGTGGCTAAAGAAGATTTAGGGATTTTTAAGTTTAGAGAGATTGGCCCGGCTTTAACTTCCGGTCGATTAATTGATATGGCCGTAAATCCGGAAAATGTATCGGAGTTTTATGTGGCTTCTGCTTCTGGAGGTGTATGGAAAACCCAAAATGCCGGAGTGACCTTTAATCCGATTTTTGATGGAGAAGGTTCATATTCTATTGGTTGTGTAACATTAGATCCTAACAATCCACATACGGTTTGGGTAGGAACCGGGGAAAATAACAATCAGCGTTCCGTAGCTTATGGTGATGGTGTATATCGTTCTCGTGATGGTGGAAAATCCTGGAAAAAAATGGGATTAGAAAATTCAGAGCATATCGGAATGATTAAAGTGGACCCAAGAAATTCAAATGTGGTTTATGTAGCTGCATATGGACCACTTTGGAGTGAAGGTGGAGATAGAGGTCTATACAAGACTGAAGATGGTGGAGAAACCTGGAATAAGATCCTGGAAATCGATCCATACACAGGAGTAAATGAGGTGCATTTTGATCCTAGAAACCCAGATGTGATTTATGCAACTGCGCACCAAAGAATGCGTAAAGTATGGACTTATGTAGGTGGTGGACCTGGTTCTGCGATGTACAAAAGTACTGATGGTGGGAAGTCATTTCGTAAATTGACCAGTGGATTACCAAATGGAAAAATGGGTAGAATCGGAATGGTTGTGTCTCCAGTAAATCCGGATATTTTATACGCGATTGTAGAAGCGGAAAATGAAGCAGGTGGATTTTTCAAATCAACGGATAGAGGAGAGAGCTGGAATAAAGTAAATAAATACAAGACCAGTGGAAACTATTATCAGGAATTATATGCTGACCCGGTAGATGTAAACAAAGTGTTTATGATGGATACCTGGGCACATGTAACGTATGATGGAGGTAAGACGATTAAAAAATTAGGAGAGACAAACAAGCACGTGGATAATCATTGCATGTGGATTGATCCAACAAACACAGATCATTACTATATGGGGTGTGATGGTGGAATGTATGAGACATTTGATAATGCAAAGAACTGGCAATATTTCCCGAATTTACCGGTAACGCAGTTCTATAAAGTGGTTACAGATAACAATGTACCATTTTATGGTGTATATGGAGGAACACAAGATAACTTTAGTTTAGGAGGTCCTTCAAGTACAAGAAAGAAATCAGGAATTGATAACTACGATTGGTATGTGACCAATGAAGGTGATGGATTTGAATCTGCTTCTGATCCTGAAAATCCAAACATTGTATATGCGCAGGCACAATACGGATGGTTGGTGAGATATGATAAAGCCTCAGGACAAAAAGTACCAATCCAACCACAACCTGGAAAAGATGAACCAGCATATCGTTGGAACTGGGATGCTCCATTAATTGTGAGTCCACATAAAGCAACCAGATTATACTTCGCAGCGAACAAACTATTTAAAAGTGATGATCGCGGAAATACCTGGCAAACCATTAGTCCGGATTTAACCAGACAATTAGATCGTAATACCATGAAAATCATGGGAAGCGTACCAAGTGTGGATGTGGTAATGAAAAACCGCTCAACAACTATTTACGGAAACATCGTGGCGCTTTCAGAGTCACCTAAAAAAGCAGGATTGATTTACATCGGAACAGATGACGGATTAATTCAGGTGACTGAAAATGATGGTGGAGAATGGCGAAAAATTGAAGGGATCAAAGAAGTACCGGAACGGACTTATGTGAATGATGTAAAGGCGTCATTACATGATGAAAATGTGGTGTATGCGGTATTTAATAATCACAAAAGTGGAGATTTCAAACCATACATTTATAAGTCTGAAAATAAAGGAAAGTCATGGGTAAAAATGACCAATGGATTACCTGAGAGAGGTTCTGTATATAGTCTTGCGGAAGATCATAAAGATCCAAAATTACTTTTTGCTGGAACTGAATTTGGTGTATTTGTGACTGTAGATGGTGGCGCTAACTGGTTGCCGTTAAAAGGTGGTTTACCAACAGTAGCGGTACGTGATATCGATATTCAAAGACAACAAAATGATTTGGTGTTGGCCACATTTGGACGTGGTTTCTGGGTGTTGGATGATTACTCTGCATTGAGAGAAATCAACGCAGAAGCGAAAGGTAAAGACGCGGTATTCTTTAACAATAGACCTGGTTTGACATTCATTTATGATAGTAAATATGGATATCAGGGAACGGGATTTCAAGGCGCTTCTTTCTGGGTAGGTAAAAACCCGGCAATGGGGGCACGTTTTACTTATTTTGTAAAAGATGTTCCTAAAACGTCAAAAGCAGCCAGACAAAGTGCAGAATCAGAAGCACGTAAAAATGGTTCCGATGTAGTGTACCCAACTAAAGAGGCGTTAAGAAAAGAAGATGTGGAAGAAGCTCCATATTTCATCTTTGTGATTAAAGATGCAACTGGTCAGGAAGTAAAAAGATTCACAAAAGTAGCGCAAGCTGGAGTTCAAGCAGCGATGTGGGATGGTAAATGGAGTGAGTTTAATGTGAATAACTCTGCTTCACCATTAAGTAAAACCGGTTCGGCATATTTAGCTATTCCAGGAAACTATTCTGTAAGCTTGATTTTAAATGTAAATGATGAGGTGACAACTCTTGTAGAAAATCATCCATTTGAATTAACGGTTTTAAACTTAAATACTTTACAAACAGATCCAGCTAAACTAATTGCTTTCCAACGTGATTTAAATGCGTTGGATAGAGCTGCAAATGGGGTAAATCAGTATTATAAAAACGTAAGCGAACGAGTAAAAGCTGCTAAAGGCGCAGCAAGAGTTTCTACCAATGGTGATATGAGCGCGCTAAAATCATTACATGATTTAGAAGTAGAATTGCAAGCCATGAGTATCAAACTATATGGCGACAAAACCCTGGGGAAACATCAATTTGAGATTGAGCCAAGTACTATGGATAGAGTAGGGCTTGCAGCCTGGAGTAGTTATTCAAATCAAAATGAAAGCACGCAGATTCAAAGAAACGACTATGCGATTGCGAAGGAAGAGTTGAAAGCTATGATCGCGCAATTGCAAACAATCAATGAAAAGCTGGTAGCTATTGAGCGTGTATTAAATATGAAGGGAGCACCATATTTAAATAAAGAGCTTCCAAAATTGTAAATGCATTTAAATACTATTAAAAAAAGCCCTCCCTCCCCAATCATTGGGGAGGGAGGGCTTTTTTATGTCTTAACTTAAAACAGAATTATTTCATATTGTATAAATGTTTTAAAATCAAAAAATATGAGTGTAGAAGGATCTATAGCCAAATAATGGACTCCAGTCTGGTTAAAACCGCAGGTTGTTCAAATGACATTCAATTTTTAATTGTAATCTGTAATATGACTTCCCAATTCCGTAAAATGGCTTCGTGCCCCAATATCTCCCAATCTACTTTTGTCACAGTGAGTTAAAGAGGATCGAATGGTAGTGAAAGATCAACTATTTGACTTAAATGTTTAATAACAAAACGAAAATTATGACTGAAATTAAGAAATCAGCAATTATTACAGGTGGAGGTACAGGAATGGGGGCTGCCACAGCTAAAAGACTCGTAGAAGATGGTTGGGCTGTAACCATTTTTGGTCGTAGAAAAGCCAAACTTCAAGAAGTTATTTCGGACATCTCAAAACCCAATCAAACTCTTGCGGTACAAGGAGACGTGACCAATCGTGATGACGTCAATAGATTAATCAACGCCCACCTTGAAAAGTTTGGTCGTTTGGATGGCCTTATTAATAATGCGGCAGTAGTTGCAGGTGGTCCTATCGGTAATGTATCAATTGAAGACTGGAAACAGGTAATGGCAATAAACGTAGAAGGGGTCTTTAATACCATTAACATGTCTATCGAATATTTAAAGAAGGTAAAGGGATCAATTGTGAATGTATCCTCAGTGTCTGGAGTTCGTGGAGATTGGAATTTTAGTCCATACTGTGCATCTAAAGGGGCGGTGACGAACTTCACACATTCTTTAGCCCTTGAATTAGGAGCGCAAGGTATACGTATTAACGCTGTTGCCCCTAGTTTGACAGATACGGATATGGCTTCATTTGTAACAGAGAGTGACGAAATGATGGCTAAAATCAAGAATCGTATGCCATTAGGTAGAGCTGCTAAACCAGAGGAAATTGCTGCTCCAATCGCATTCCTTTTAAGTGAAGACGCAAGCTTTATCAATGGAGCAATTTTACCTGTAGATGGAGGAGTAATGGCTTCAAATGGTCAACCAAATTTTGCAGGGTAAAAAACGTAGTTCATTAAAAAGTCTCACTGCCCTAATCCAAAAATTAAGGTGGTGAGATTTTAAAGTTGTTACCTATTAAGAAATTAAGGAGGATCGTATAACTGAATATATCTAATTGGAGATGTAAACTAAGTGTTGAAGAAAACATCGTAATTTAGATATTCTAAAGACAAAGTGTATGAGCGAAACGGTTAAAATAAATTCTGTCGGTAAACTTCATGAGTTTTATGGGTATTCTGATAAACCGACACATCCTTTAATAACGTTGATCGATTTTTCAAAAATTGATTTGAACGCTATTAAAAGTGGTACACGCAAAATTTTTGGTTTTTATTCTATTGCCCTAAAGAAAGTCAAGGGAGCTGGGGTTATTTATGGACGAAAAGATTATGATTTTTCAGAGGCATCTCTTTTATGTATGGCTCCCGAACAGATGAGTATTGTAACCGATATTGAAAAAGAAGCTTTTATGGAGGGCTGGGGATTGTATTTTCACCCGGAATTAATTCGCTCAAGTCCGTTAAACGCTAAAATGAAGGAGTACACTTTCTTTTCATACAATATGAATGAGGCGCTTCATTTATCCGACAATGAAAAAAATACCATTTATTCTGTGGTTCAAACAATTTATGAGGAGTTTAGTGGTAAACTCGATCATTACAGTCACGATTTAATTGCTTCAAATATTGAAGTTTTACTTAATTATTGTAATCGTTACTATGGTCGACAATTTATAACTCGTAGTCACCATAGTAAAGGTATTGTGGTCCAGTTTGAAGAGATACTAATCGATTATTTTGAGTCAGATCAGGCAAAACAGAATGGATTGCCATCGGTTAAATATTGTGCGGATCAATTACACTTGTCATCAAATTATCTTGGAGACTTATTAAAGCAGGAAACGGGTAAAAGTGCAATTGATCATATTCACTATTACCTGATTGAAAGAGCAAAAAACTTACTATTAAATTCATCGGGTTCAATAAGTGAGATCGCTTATGATTTAGGATTTGAACAGCGTCAGAGTTTTAGTAAACTCTTTAAAAAGAAAACAGGAATGAGCCCGAAGTCTTATATAAATTCAGTGTCATCAAACTGATGATATCCAATATTTAAATAAAGAGCTGCCAAAATTGTAAAGGCATTTAAATACTATTTTGGAAAGCCTACTCTCCTCAATTATTAAGGAGGGTGTTTTTTATTTTGAATAATTGAGTCCTTTGAAAATTAACCAGAATGCGAGAGTGAGTTCTTGAATTCCGGTAGGTGCATTTAGCAATAAATACTCTGGAGTTATAATATCCATTCTCCCAAATAAGACGAGCAAACTGGCTAAAACGGATAAACTGCAACTGATGATTCCGAAAATAGAGAGCCAACGGGGAATTAGTTTGGATTTAATAAATGTGAGGTATAAAAATATGTTTCCAAGACATAAAACAACGACCATAAAAACATGATTAATATAGTCTCTCATAGATTTTAGTAAATGACCGATGATTTCATAGCGAGCTATGTTTGTTGATGGTAATTGAGCTGTGAAATCTTGACTCAAAATAAGTGTGGATAATAAAAGAAGCGTCCCCACAATGGATAAGGTTACGGCAATGATTCTAAAACTTAAGAATCCAAGAGACAGATGGGTATTAAAACCTCGAATGATAGGGTATAGTAGGATGGCGATCCCCATATATGTTAATGACATGAGTAATTGAAAAATAGCAGCAAGGATCACCTGGTTGAAATTTGCTGCTCCGAGAGTGAGATAATCGGTTGAATCAATAGCCGGTGCTACACTAAAAATACCGGCTATCATGCCCAAAAGGATAAGGCTCCCTGTGGCCTTTGAAATTTGTTTTGCGTTCATCTTTTATATATTCATCTGAGGATACAAGATTAGAATGTATCCGATTAGATGAATTGTAAAAAATGGACATCTATTGATTTAGTTTCCAAAAGTCTTGGGGACTGAATCCCGTAAACGATTTAAAATCATGAATAAAATGGGACTGATCGAAATACCCATTTTCATAAGCGACTTCGGTGAGGGTTTTATGACCAGGGAAACTCTTCAACATAGATTCAAAGCGCAAAATCCTGGAATATAGTTTAGGATTGAATCCAGAGAACTCTTTAAATCGCCTATTGAATTGTTTATGCGAAAGGTGATGTTGATCTGCTAATAATTCAATTTTTATCGCTCCATTCTGCTTTTTTATTTCACTAATAGCATTGGCGATTAATGGATCTTTTAATTTCTGATGATTGATTCGGTTTTCAAAGTAATTAGATAAGATTTGAATTCGCTTCGCTGTACTTTCAGCTGTAGCTAATTGATCATTTAGGTAATCTCCTTCCGAACCTAAAAATGTATTCAGAGAGATAAACTCTTGATTTAGGTCTGACGAAGGAATATTAAATAGCAGAGGAATAGCATATGAATAAAAGGCTACACCAATG
This genomic interval from bacterium SCSIO 12643 contains the following:
- a CDS encoding PaaI family thioesterase, translating into MHKILRLYNSINKYGTLNELDLEVIGPGHIRYIMPVQEKHLATPIAIHGGVLSAMMDAILGVASLSMSCEDGKLVSTVEFKINYLAPARLGDILVGEGKVIQKGNRLIIAEGDIKLQGADKFIAKGFGTFSAYPIEKSGILEHLNQEQKEILGKEYFPDL
- a CDS encoding 1-acyl-sn-glycerol-3-phosphate acyltransferase, with amino-acid sequence MSNKLFKRDVLGNLILFKRILFIAFGAVANTRFKHLFTVKLHGTEIIRQLPMRNVLFVSNHQTYFADVTMMLIAISSAKNGFKDKLGPLYHLLNANFRVYFVAAKETMKKSALTKVMTRAGGILVQRTWKKEGKATNLKVDTTDSDTIGDALTDGWVITFPQGTTTPYVRGRKGTAHIIKKHKPVVIPVVIDGFRRSFDKKGLLVKKKGSTISMTFKPALNINYEDDVDTILHQVMYSIEQSEEFYPEKLKRKLRNGTAEKKPQV
- a CDS encoding beta-lactamase family protein, with protein sequence MKFWTGIFLVLFVFISACSGESTQKQMQDTDEEKIFIEPVFKSFDTIIKKQIDQYFQSKLRAGVFNGNVLFYKEGKMFQSSYGVSNYIEETPLNDSCVFQLASGSKPITAIAIMQLVEEGKLNLTDTVSHILERFPYDGITVEMLLSHRSGLSNYMYITDSLWLDQDIPICNDNLLDSFIVKQPLPYYPVNKKFNYCNTNYFLLAAIAEKVTGREFGSLLDEKIFAPLRMTKTQVYSDMDMRSIPNLAIGSENKRWHIPDYYLNGVTGDKGVYSCTEDLLKLHLALQSGEILDSASIQNMYAPRSDFNYKNGSYGLGWRIVKERENYPRIIYHLGWWRGYRSYFIRIPEQDIAIILLSNLSRGKFLPKDDLLDLIL
- a CDS encoding glycosyl hydrolase, with translation MRTRYMIQMALAILCIPQMLLAQVAKEDLGIFKFREIGPALTSGRLIDMAVNPENVSEFYVASASGGVWKTQNAGVTFNPIFDGEGSYSIGCVTLDPNNPHTVWVGTGENNNQRSVAYGDGVYRSRDGGKSWKKMGLENSEHIGMIKVDPRNSNVVYVAAYGPLWSEGGDRGLYKTEDGGETWNKILEIDPYTGVNEVHFDPRNPDVIYATAHQRMRKVWTYVGGGPGSAMYKSTDGGKSFRKLTSGLPNGKMGRIGMVVSPVNPDILYAIVEAENEAGGFFKSTDRGESWNKVNKYKTSGNYYQELYADPVDVNKVFMMDTWAHVTYDGGKTIKKLGETNKHVDNHCMWIDPTNTDHYYMGCDGGMYETFDNAKNWQYFPNLPVTQFYKVVTDNNVPFYGVYGGTQDNFSLGGPSSTRKKSGIDNYDWYVTNEGDGFESASDPENPNIVYAQAQYGWLVRYDKASGQKVPIQPQPGKDEPAYRWNWDAPLIVSPHKATRLYFAANKLFKSDDRGNTWQTISPDLTRQLDRNTMKIMGSVPSVDVVMKNRSTTIYGNIVALSESPKKAGLIYIGTDDGLIQVTENDGGEWRKIEGIKEVPERTYVNDVKASLHDENVVYAVFNNHKSGDFKPYIYKSENKGKSWVKMTNGLPERGSVYSLAEDHKDPKLLFAGTEFGVFVTVDGGANWLPLKGGLPTVAVRDIDIQRQQNDLVLATFGRGFWVLDDYSALREINAEAKGKDAVFFNNRPGLTFIYDSKYGYQGTGFQGASFWVGKNPAMGARFTYFVKDVPKTSKAARQSAESEARKNGSDVVYPTKEALRKEDVEEAPYFIFVIKDATGQEVKRFTKVAQAGVQAAMWDGKWSEFNVNNSASPLSKTGSAYLAIPGNYSVSLILNVNDEVTTLVENHPFELTVLNLNTLQTDPAKLIAFQRDLNALDRAANGVNQYYKNVSERVKAAKGAARVSTNGDMSALKSLHDLEVELQAMSIKLYGDKTLGKHQFEIEPSTMDRVGLAAWSSYSNQNESTQIQRNDYAIAKEELKAMIAQLQTINEKLVAIERVLNMKGAPYLNKELPKL
- a CDS encoding SDR family oxidoreductase, with amino-acid sequence MTEIKKSAIITGGGTGMGAATAKRLVEDGWAVTIFGRRKAKLQEVISDISKPNQTLAVQGDVTNRDDVNRLINAHLEKFGRLDGLINNAAVVAGGPIGNVSIEDWKQVMAINVEGVFNTINMSIEYLKKVKGSIVNVSSVSGVRGDWNFSPYCASKGAVTNFTHSLALELGAQGIRINAVAPSLTDTDMASFVTESDEMMAKIKNRMPLGRAAKPEEIAAPIAFLLSEDASFINGAILPVDGGVMASNGQPNFAG
- a CDS encoding AraC family transcriptional regulator, which codes for MSETVKINSVGKLHEFYGYSDKPTHPLITLIDFSKIDLNAIKSGTRKIFGFYSIALKKVKGAGVIYGRKDYDFSEASLLCMAPEQMSIVTDIEKEAFMEGWGLYFHPELIRSSPLNAKMKEYTFFSYNMNEALHLSDNEKNTIYSVVQTIYEEFSGKLDHYSHDLIASNIEVLLNYCNRYYGRQFITRSHHSKGIVVQFEEILIDYFESDQAKQNGLPSVKYCADQLHLSSNYLGDLLKQETGKSAIDHIHYYLIERAKNLLLNSSGSISEIAYDLGFEQRQSFSKLFKKKTGMSPKSYINSVSSN
- a CDS encoding DUF4386 domain-containing protein, with protein sequence MNAKQISKATGSLILLGMIAGIFSVAPAIDSTDYLTLGAANFNQVILAAIFQLLMSLTYMGIAILLYPIIRGFNTHLSLGFLSFRIIAVTLSIVGTLLLLSTLILSQDFTAQLPSTNIARYEIIGHLLKSMRDYINHVFMVVVLCLGNIFLYLTFIKSKLIPRWLSIFGIISCSLSVLASLLVLFGRMDIITPEYLLLNAPTGIQELTLAFWLIFKGLNYSK
- a CDS encoding AraC family transcriptional regulator, whose amino-acid sequence is MNYQVIPPNQKLQNYISHFWVASWDNTVQKPNTTHYSIASSLTEITFAFESSNQNAELLFSVIQGHTHLPAQYHVTGFYHLIGVAFYSYAIPLLFNIPSSDLNQEFISLNTFLGSEGDYLNDQLATAESTAKRIQILSNYFENRINHQKLKDPLIANAISEIKKQNGAIKIELLADQHHLSHKQFNRRFKEFSGFNPKLYSRILRFESMLKSFPGHKTLTEVAYENGYFDQSHFIHDFKSFTGFSPQDFWKLNQ